From Mycobacteriales bacterium, the proteins below share one genomic window:
- a CDS encoding dihydroorotate dehydrogenase-like protein encodes MDLATDYLGLRLRSPLVASASPLSGTLDGIRSLADAGAGAVVLPSLFEEQVVAAVERHDQLAEAGTESFPESLSFFPAREQNPGRRYLSLLERARAAVSIPVIGSLNGATPGGWTGYARAMQDAGAAAIELNVFHLVDDPPLTAREVEQRHVEILERVKDAVQVPVAVKISPYFSSITEMAERLDQAGADGLVLFNRFLHADIDPETLQLVPGIGLSSPADARLPRTWIAQLRGRVHASLAASTGVEDAADVARYLLAGADVVMTTSALLRNGADYLEVMTDGLVDWMARKHFDDLRAVRGRLAVAVDGTSGGRERARYVDALGAANSDLHGPW; translated from the coding sequence ATGGATCTCGCGACCGACTACCTGGGCCTGCGGCTTCGCAGCCCGCTGGTGGCCTCCGCCTCGCCGCTGTCGGGAACGCTCGACGGGATCCGGAGCCTCGCCGATGCCGGGGCCGGTGCGGTCGTGCTTCCCTCGCTGTTCGAGGAGCAGGTGGTCGCCGCCGTCGAGCGGCACGACCAGCTGGCTGAGGCCGGCACCGAGAGCTTCCCCGAGTCGCTCAGCTTCTTCCCGGCCCGGGAGCAGAACCCCGGCCGGCGGTATCTCAGCCTGCTCGAGCGCGCTCGGGCCGCCGTCTCGATTCCCGTGATCGGCAGCCTCAACGGCGCCACACCAGGGGGCTGGACCGGCTACGCCAGAGCGATGCAGGATGCCGGCGCCGCCGCGATCGAGCTCAACGTCTTCCATCTCGTCGACGATCCGCCGCTGACCGCGCGCGAGGTCGAGCAGCGCCACGTGGAGATCCTCGAGCGGGTGAAGGACGCCGTACAGGTGCCGGTCGCGGTGAAGATCAGCCCGTACTTCAGCTCGATCACCGAGATGGCAGAGCGTCTGGACCAGGCCGGCGCCGACGGCCTGGTCCTGTTCAACCGCTTCCTGCATGCGGACATCGACCCCGAGACGCTGCAGCTGGTGCCCGGCATCGGCTTGTCCAGCCCGGCCGACGCCCGCTTGCCCCGGACCTGGATCGCCCAGCTCCGCGGACGGGTGCACGCTTCGCTCGCCGCCTCGACCGGCGTCGAGGACGCCGCCGACGTCGCCCGCTACCTGCTCGCCGGGGCGGACGTCGTCATGACGACGTCCGCGCTGCTGCGCAACGGTGCTGACTACCTCGAAGTGATGACCGACGGCCTGGTCGACTGGATGGCGCGAAAGCACTTCGACGACCTGCGCGCGGTGCGTGGCCGGCTCGCGGTTGCGGTCGACGGCACGTCCGGTGGTCGCGAGCGGGCACGGTACGTCGACGCGCTCGGTGCCGCGAACTCGGACCTGCACGGACCCTGGTGA